Proteins co-encoded in one Cellulosilyticum sp. I15G10I2 genomic window:
- the pstC gene encoding phosphate ABC transporter permease subunit PstC: MFVLVDIYSREGLDMDRYSRHKIKEKFKDNMFEIGLLFFTALCAVVLIFIFIFILQQSFKVFKASGLKFLTEGGFSEQVSSAFNASDITETYIFGGLGLIMGTLLTTVGALLLAVPLGVGTAVVICELAPYRLRSFLSSVVRLLACLPSIIYGLVGLMVIVPLISNWFITTDMQIKYISDPVLPMQLDGKSLLAGILVLTMMLLPIITILSVDAIKAVPKMYKEAAFALGYSHWKVIWKVILPAAKAGVMAGVILAAGRGTGEAIALSMVCGGISNVPQLIHGGVLFLTPVLTLSSAIVNKSEAMSIPAVESVLFACAAVLLLTSIILSLFTRVVEYLVSGKGRSTGDLHEEISYSEQYL, encoded by the coding sequence ATGTTTGTATTAGTTGATATTTATAGTAGGGAAGGGTTAGATATGGATAGATATAGCAGACATAAGATTAAAGAAAAATTTAAAGATAATATGTTTGAAATAGGATTATTGTTCTTTACAGCACTTTGTGCTGTTGTTTTGATATTTATATTTATATTTATTCTGCAACAATCTTTTAAAGTTTTTAAAGCTAGTGGCCTTAAATTTTTAACCGAAGGGGGTTTTTCTGAACAAGTTTCAAGTGCATTTAATGCCAGTGATATTACAGAAACCTATATATTTGGAGGATTGGGGCTGATTATGGGAACACTGCTCACAACCGTAGGAGCACTTTTGCTGGCGGTACCGCTAGGTGTAGGAACGGCCGTTGTTATTTGTGAGCTTGCACCTTATAGATTAAGAAGTTTTTTATCTTCTGTTGTAAGGCTACTCGCTTGTTTACCCTCTATTATTTATGGGCTTGTAGGACTCATGGTTATTGTACCGCTTATTAGCAATTGGTTTATTACTACAGATATGCAAATAAAGTATATTTCAGATCCTGTCTTGCCGATGCAATTAGATGGAAAGAGTTTGCTTGCGGGAATACTTGTTCTGACGATGATGCTCTTACCTATTATAACGATATTATCTGTAGATGCAATTAAAGCAGTCCCTAAAATGTACAAAGAGGCGGCCTTTGCATTAGGCTATTCTCACTGGAAGGTTATATGGAAAGTTATTCTTCCAGCAGCAAAGGCTGGTGTTATGGCAGGTGTCATATTGGCTGCAGGGAGGGGAACAGGAGAAGCTATTGCTTTATCTATGGTATGCGGAGGTATAAGTAATGTGCCACAGTTAATACATGGCGGTGTCTTATTTCTGACACCAGTGCTTACGCTTTCCTCAGCTATTGTTAATAAATCAGAGGCTATGAGTATCCCGGCTGTTGAATCTGTACTGTTTGCATGTGCTGCAGTACTTCTGCTAACTAGTATTATTTTGAGTTTATTCACTAGAGTGGTAGAATATTTAGTAAGTGGTAAAGGAAGGAGCACAGGAGATTTACATGAAGAGATATCTTATTCAGAACAATATCTATAA
- a CDS encoding substrate-binding domain-containing protein produces MKKLVKISALLVTSFMMLSSVTYGASKVTAKIDGSPINFDVSPVVEKGTTLVPVKFIAEGLGGIVTTNGNTVKIESADKQIELTIGSKNATVNGQVKTLETAAKTVNGRTLVPLRFISEAFGAKVDFNKSTNNIDITYFSDMKGTLKIGGSTTVQPIAQQVADILNKRNTGLSISVAGGGSGAGIKGAGDGTFNIGLSSRELKDTEKGLHEVIIGKDAIAVVVSKNNPLKSLTKQQIADVFSGKIKNWKEIGGKDAAIFIQTRETGSGTLAAFEELAMAPLTKDAIPGYATPHNSTQLLLQAVAKNENAIGFVSMGYLDNTVHGVNVGGVAATQSNALSGKYPYVRPLMLVTKGVPSGIAAKYINYIRSPKGQQILVSEDYLPIN; encoded by the coding sequence ATGAAAAAATTAGTAAAAATATCAGCACTCTTAGTCACTTCGTTTATGATGTTATCAAGCGTGACATATGGAGCATCTAAAGTTACAGCAAAAATTGATGGATCACCGATTAATTTTGATGTATCACCGGTAGTAGAAAAAGGGACAACACTTGTGCCGGTAAAGTTTATTGCAGAGGGGCTAGGGGGAATAGTCACTACAAATGGCAACACTGTTAAGATTGAGTCAGCTGATAAGCAGATTGAGCTAACTATTGGTTCAAAAAATGCAACAGTAAATGGTCAAGTCAAAACTTTAGAAACAGCAGCTAAAACGGTAAATGGAAGGACCTTAGTACCTCTTCGTTTTATTAGTGAAGCATTTGGAGCAAAGGTAGATTTTAACAAAAGTACAAATAATATAGACATTACATACTTTTCAGATATGAAAGGAACGCTTAAGATAGGCGGTTCGACAACTGTACAGCCGATTGCACAACAAGTGGCAGATATTCTTAACAAAAGAAATACAGGCTTATCTATTAGTGTTGCAGGTGGGGGTTCAGGTGCAGGGATTAAAGGGGCTGGAGACGGTACATTTAATATAGGGCTCTCTTCAAGAGAATTAAAGGATACTGAAAAAGGTCTACATGAAGTGATTATTGGTAAAGATGCTATAGCGGTTGTTGTAAGTAAAAACAATCCTCTAAAGAGTTTAACGAAGCAGCAAATAGCAGATGTTTTCAGTGGAAAAATTAAAAACTGGAAAGAAATTGGGGGTAAAGATGCAGCAATCTTTATTCAAACAAGAGAAACAGGATCTGGTACACTTGCAGCGTTTGAAGAATTGGCTATGGCTCCTCTTACAAAAGATGCTATTCCAGGTTATGCAACACCGCATAATTCTACACAGCTTTTATTACAGGCGGTAGCAAAAAATGAGAATGCTATTGGATTTGTTTCAATGGGTTATTTAGACAATACTGTACATGGGGTAAATGTTGGAGGCGTTGCCGCAACACAAAGTAATGCACTTTCAGGGAAGTATCCATACGTTCGTCCGCTTATGTTAGTAACTAAAGGGGTTCCTTCAGGAATAGCGGCAAAATATATTAACTACATAAGAAGTCCAAAAGGTCAGCAGATTCTAGTTTCAGAAGATTATCTTCCAATTAATTAG
- a CDS encoding LacI family DNA-binding transcriptional regulator, which produces MATIKDVALAAGVSVATVSRVLNNTAPVNEETRQKIQSVIEELHYQPSMIARGMRKQQSKVIAVMVPSYENPYHIKLFKHIEDYARQRGYRLILVGMDEGNDSEHESIMDLMTRNVDGIILCTYRGNKHNIKNIMHLSKRLPIIFMDNFEFDEAISSVVIDGYQGMWELTNHLIALGHRAIAYIDGSSGYKVANERRNGYQNCLKKHDIPLEPELIYYADYEINAGYHACKYFMEACSVRPTAILSANDIMAIGAIGYLREKGYRIPQDIAVAGFDDIYLSQIVVPNLTTYRQPLDIIAEEVVKLLMDKISTPNSEERQMIINGELVVRGSTDATKLDKMFQVTV; this is translated from the coding sequence ATGGCGACTATAAAAGATGTAGCATTAGCAGCAGGTGTTTCGGTTGCAACAGTATCTAGAGTACTTAATAACACAGCCCCAGTAAATGAGGAAACAAGACAGAAGATACAAAGTGTCATAGAAGAACTGCATTATCAACCTAGTATGATTGCCCGAGGCATGAGAAAGCAGCAGTCAAAAGTCATCGCTGTTATGGTACCAAGCTATGAAAATCCTTATCATATTAAGCTTTTTAAACATATAGAAGATTATGCAAGGCAAAGAGGCTATCGTTTGATATTAGTAGGAATGGATGAAGGCAATGATTCTGAACATGAGTCTATCATGGATCTTATGACAAGAAATGTAGATGGTATTATTTTATGTACTTATAGAGGTAACAAGCATAATATTAAAAATATTATGCATTTATCCAAACGTCTTCCTATTATATTTATGGATAATTTTGAGTTTGATGAGGCCATTAGTTCAGTGGTAATAGATGGCTACCAAGGGATGTGGGAATTAACCAATCATCTTATAGCACTTGGTCATCGAGCGATTGCTTATATTGATGGCAGTTCGGGATATAAGGTGGCTAATGAAAGAAGAAATGGCTATCAAAATTGCTTAAAGAAACATGACATTCCACTCGAGCCGGAACTGATTTATTATGCAGATTATGAGATCAATGCAGGCTATCATGCATGCAAGTATTTTATGGAAGCATGTAGCGTACGTCCAACAGCGATTCTCTCAGCAAATGATATTATGGCAATAGGTGCTATTGGGTATTTAAGAGAAAAAGGGTATCGTATTCCACAAGATATAGCTGTAGCAGGCTTTGATGATATCTATTTAAGTCAGATAGTTGTGCCTAATCTTACGACATACAGGCAGCCGTTAGATATCATAGCTGAAGAAGTTGTTAAGTTATTAATGGATAAGATAAGTACACCAAATAGCGAAGAAAGACAAATGATTATTAATGGAGAGCTTGTTGTTAGAGGTTCTACAGATGCAACAAAACTTGATAAGATGTTTCAGGTAACAGTATAA
- a CDS encoding carbohydrate ABC transporter permease, with amino-acid sequence MKQGIKLPHLLKIVIYTVCIFLTLLSILPFWIMFVNATRGTYEIQQNAVALLPSKFFFSNLQILLGKSFNPMRGFINSAIISIGVTACAVYFSSLTAYALVVYNWRWRQPFFTFIMAIMMIPAQVTSIGFYQFMYSINMTNNFLPLILPAIASPAIVFYMRQYLLATLAIDIVNSARIDGAGEFSIFNRIIIPIMKPAIATQAIFAFVLSWNNLFMPLILLTNSDKYTMPIMVSLLRGDIYKTEYGSVYLGLALTVLPLFIVYFSLSKYIIAGVALGGVKE; translated from the coding sequence ATGAAACAGGGGATAAAGCTACCTCACCTATTGAAAATCGTTATTTACACTGTCTGTATTTTCTTGACGCTTTTAAGTATATTACCGTTTTGGATTATGTTCGTAAATGCTACCCGTGGAACCTATGAGATTCAGCAGAATGCTGTAGCGCTGTTACCTTCAAAGTTTTTTTTCAGTAATTTGCAGATATTACTTGGTAAAAGCTTTAATCCAATGAGGGGTTTTATTAACTCAGCGATAATCTCTATAGGAGTAACAGCTTGTGCAGTGTACTTCTCATCGCTTACTGCATATGCTTTAGTAGTGTATAACTGGAGATGGCGCCAGCCGTTTTTTACGTTTATCATGGCTATTATGATGATTCCTGCTCAGGTAACGAGCATTGGTTTTTATCAATTTATGTATAGCATCAATATGACGAACAATTTTTTGCCACTGATCCTTCCTGCAATCGCTTCGCCAGCAATCGTATTTTATATGCGGCAGTATTTACTTGCTACGCTGGCGATTGATATTGTGAATTCCGCACGAATAGATGGAGCTGGTGAGTTTAGTATATTTAATAGAATAATAATACCTATAATGAAACCCGCTATCGCGACGCAGGCCATTTTTGCGTTTGTACTAAGTTGGAATAATTTATTTATGCCGTTGATTTTACTTACTAACAGTGATAAATATACAATGCCAATCATGGTAAGTCTTCTAAGGGGCGATATCTATAAAACGGAGTATGGCTCTGTGTATTTAGGGTTGGCTCTGACGGTTTTACCACTCTTTATAGTATATTTCTCATTGTCGAAGTATATAATAGCAGGTGTTGCATTGGGTGGCGTGAAAGAATGA
- a CDS encoding carbohydrate ABC transporter permease codes for MRRKGVSYAKYGYLFSLPFVLAFLCFSLYPTIYTALIGFTDLKGMGKKDFNFLANPFQNFELVLKNPSFQTSLMNTLLIWIINFIPQILLALLLTAWFTSRRYKIKGQGAFKVLMYMPNIITAATIAILFNALFGYPMGPVNDLFKVFGLSETPVNFLIQKWTARGIVAFIQFWMWYGYTMIVLISGVLGLNPELFEAAEIDGASSVQTFFYITLPNLRTILLFTLITSMIGGLQMFDIPRLFLLGGPDNATLTTSVFIYNQAFSGSYLYNRAAAASMLMFIIIAILSAIIFYLMRDKYEIKANKEKKAYMKSFRKAEKAVGRAEI; via the coding sequence ATGCGACGTAAGGGAGTTAGCTATGCTAAATATGGTTACTTATTTTCCCTGCCTTTTGTGCTTGCATTCCTGTGTTTTTCGTTATATCCTACAATTTATACAGCCTTGATTGGCTTTACGGATTTAAAAGGTATGGGTAAAAAGGATTTTAATTTCTTAGCAAATCCATTTCAAAACTTCGAGCTGGTGCTTAAAAATCCATCTTTCCAGACGTCATTAATGAATACGTTATTGATTTGGATCATCAACTTTATTCCACAAATACTGCTTGCGCTGCTGCTCACTGCGTGGTTTACCAGCAGACGCTATAAGATAAAGGGGCAAGGTGCATTTAAAGTGCTGATGTATATGCCCAATATTATTACAGCGGCGACGATAGCTATACTCTTTAATGCGCTGTTCGGCTACCCCATGGGCCCTGTTAATGATTTATTTAAAGTGTTTGGCTTGTCTGAAACGCCAGTGAATTTTCTTATTCAGAAATGGACAGCAAGGGGCATCGTGGCATTTATCCAGTTTTGGATGTGGTATGGTTATACAATGATCGTACTTATATCAGGGGTCCTAGGTTTGAATCCCGAACTTTTTGAAGCAGCGGAGATTGATGGGGCATCAAGTGTGCAAACGTTTTTTTACATAACACTTCCAAACTTGAGGACGATATTGCTCTTTACACTGATTACAAGTATGATTGGCGGTTTACAGATGTTTGATATTCCAAGACTATTTCTTCTAGGTGGACCAGACAATGCTACGCTTACGACAAGTGTTTTCATTTATAATCAAGCATTTAGTGGAAGTTATCTTTATAATCGTGCGGCAGCTGCAAGTATGCTTATGTTTATTATAATAGCGATACTATCAGCGATAATCTTTTATCTTATGCGGGATAAATATGAGATAAAAGCTAATAAAGAGAAGAAAGCCTATATGAAATCGTTTAGAAAGGCCGAAAAGGCGGTAGGGAGGGCAGAAATATGA
- a CDS encoding ABC transporter substrate-binding protein, giving the protein MKRIFTCFLAGVLFVSMTLTGCANTNSTKESSSTNTSNNSNTSSAQATTSTEPAADVTDDPNVKVLNVWSFTDEVPKMLEKYKELHPDFPYEIKTTIIATTEGAYQPALDQALTGGGADAPDIFCAEAAFVLKYTQGDAYKYTAAYKDLGIDVDKLLKEAEIAQYTVDIGTNPEGNLVGLGYQATGGAFIYRRSIAKDVWGTDDPAVIKDKIGPGWDKFFAAAAELKAKGYGIASGDGDVWHAVENSSEKGWIVDGKLNIDPKREEFLDLSKKLKDNGFHNDTQDWQDAWFADMKDAGPQKIFGYFGPAWLINYVMAGNSGGTKPGEGTFGDWAICEPPVGFFWGGTWVLANKDTKLQKTVGDIIEWITLDSSETGLQYFWANGTLNGPGGTKDTVASGTVMKKSDGALDFLGGQNMFDVFVPAGEFANGKNLTQYDETINLNWRNQVREYTAGNKSREQTLADFKQLIADNLDVVVE; this is encoded by the coding sequence ATGAAACGTATTTTTACATGTTTTCTTGCTGGCGTACTTTTTGTGTCTATGACATTAACAGGATGTGCTAATACTAATAGCACCAAAGAGAGCTCTAGTACAAACACATCAAACAATTCAAACACTTCAAGTGCTCAAGCCACAACAAGCACAGAGCCAGCAGCGGATGTTACCGATGATCCAAATGTTAAAGTTCTTAACGTTTGGAGTTTTACCGATGAAGTGCCTAAAATGCTCGAGAAGTACAAAGAGCTTCATCCAGATTTTCCTTATGAAATTAAAACTACTATTATCGCTACAACAGAAGGTGCATACCAGCCTGCACTCGACCAGGCACTTACAGGTGGTGGGGCAGATGCACCGGATATTTTCTGTGCAGAAGCTGCGTTTGTACTGAAGTATACGCAAGGAGATGCTTATAAGTACACTGCGGCATATAAAGATCTTGGCATTGACGTGGATAAACTCTTAAAAGAGGCTGAAATCGCTCAGTATACAGTTGATATTGGTACAAACCCTGAGGGTAACCTTGTCGGTCTTGGGTATCAAGCCACTGGCGGTGCGTTTATCTATCGCCGTTCTATTGCAAAAGATGTTTGGGGAACAGATGATCCTGCGGTAATCAAGGATAAAATCGGTCCAGGCTGGGATAAGTTCTTTGCAGCAGCAGCTGAATTAAAAGCTAAAGGATATGGTATTGCATCAGGAGATGGTGACGTATGGCATGCCGTTGAGAACAGCTCTGAAAAGGGTTGGATTGTGGATGGCAAGCTCAACATTGATCCAAAGCGTGAAGAATTCTTAGATCTTTCTAAGAAACTTAAAGACAATGGTTTCCATAACGATACACAGGACTGGCAAGACGCTTGGTTTGCTGATATGAAAGATGCCGGCCCACAAAAAATCTTTGGTTATTTCGGTCCAGCATGGCTTATTAACTACGTTATGGCAGGTAACAGTGGTGGTACTAAACCTGGTGAAGGTACATTTGGAGATTGGGCAATATGTGAACCTCCAGTGGGCTTTTTCTGGGGAGGAACATGGGTTCTTGCGAATAAAGATACTAAACTTCAAAAAACTGTAGGAGATATTATTGAGTGGATTACACTCGATAGCTCTGAAACAGGACTTCAGTACTTCTGGGCAAACGGTACTTTGAACGGACCAGGTGGCACAAAGGATACAGTTGCTTCTGGTACAGTTATGAAAAAGTCAGATGGTGCTCTTGACTTCTTGGGTGGACAGAATATGTTCGATGTATTCGTTCCTGCTGGTGAGTTTGCGAATGGTAAGAATTTAACACAGTATGACGAAACAATCAATCTGAACTGGCGTAATCAGGTACGTGAGTACACTGCTGGTAACAAGAGTCGTGAACAGACTTTAGCTGACTTCAAGCAGCTGATTGCTGATAACCTTGATGTTGTTGTAGAATAG
- a CDS encoding helix-turn-helix transcriptional regulator, with the protein MIENLKGTHETVNYQGDFKIRIYPNKEYEDYPQHWHTDIEIIMPIKNNFKATINEITYNLDVEDIIIIPPGELHQLYAPPTGYRIILQFDCTLLCSLNGFNSAFHIFRPCVCVTPSSMPDIHKELSSLILDITSEYFSNRVFGEASAYSMLIRFFTILGRSCINRNDKLSSIKKQRQHEYIDVILNVCNYISDHCTENINVDDIASIAGFSKYHFARIFKQVMNTSCYEYLISCRIMHAEKLLINPDLPIMQIAMKSGFSSLATFNRVFKAKNHCTPKEYRAIYVI; encoded by the coding sequence TTGATCGAAAATTTAAAAGGAACCCATGAAACCGTAAATTATCAAGGCGATTTTAAGATTCGAATCTATCCAAACAAGGAATATGAGGATTATCCTCAGCACTGGCATACTGATATCGAAATCATCATGCCCATTAAAAATAATTTTAAGGCCACTATAAATGAAATAACATATAATCTAGATGTAGAAGATATTATCATTATTCCACCAGGTGAGCTGCATCAGCTCTATGCACCGCCCACTGGATATCGGATAATACTTCAATTTGACTGTACCTTGCTTTGCAGTTTAAATGGTTTCAACTCAGCATTTCATATATTTCGCCCTTGTGTGTGCGTTACGCCTTCTTCTATGCCAGATATACATAAAGAACTTTCATCGCTTATTCTAGATATAACTTCCGAATATTTTTCAAATAGAGTATTTGGAGAAGCTTCAGCTTACTCTATGCTTATCCGCTTTTTTACCATTTTAGGACGTAGTTGTATCAATAGAAATGACAAGTTATCAAGTATAAAAAAACAAAGACAGCATGAATATATAGATGTTATTTTAAATGTATGTAACTATATCAGTGATCATTGTACTGAGAATATAAATGTAGATGACATTGCTAGTATAGCAGGATTTAGTAAATATCACTTTGCACGCATTTTTAAACAAGTTATGAATACATCATGCTATGAGTATTTAATTAGTTGCAGGATCATGCATGCAGAGAAATTATTGATCAACCCAGATTTACCTATCATGCAGATTGCTATGAAATCTGGATTTAGCAGTCTGGCGACATTTAATCGTGTATTTAAAGCGAAAAATCATTGTACGCCAAAGGAATATAGAGCTATTTACGTCATTTAA